The Solibacillus sp. FSL R7-0682 genome includes a window with the following:
- a CDS encoding helix-turn-helix transcriptional regulator produces MVKEDFIQLISNKMKIVRTEQGFSQEKMAEILGISKKTLVQIEKGRMPASWTTVLAFCALFNESEILVSTLGDHPVDFAQMIAEKIDATSREKTLGGKIWWKEIDHDGDFRLQQNLISNHYRILDSENYRWFSTFDKNEALTRLKELTKN; encoded by the coding sequence ATGGTAAAAGAAGATTTCATTCAATTAATTTCGAATAAAATGAAAATTGTTCGTACTGAGCAAGGCTTTTCCCAAGAAAAGATGGCTGAAATTTTAGGCATTTCTAAGAAAACCCTTGTACAAATCGAAAAAGGACGTATGCCAGCAAGCTGGACAACCGTTTTAGCGTTTTGTGCACTGTTTAATGAAAGTGAAATTTTAGTTTCTACACTTGGGGATCATCCGGTCGATTTTGCACAAATGATTGCAGAAAAAATTGATGCGACCTCTAGGGAAAAAACACTTGGCGGGAAAATTTGGTGGAAAGAAATTGATCATGACGGTGATTTTCGACTACAGCAAAATTTAATTAGTAATCATTACCGCATTTTAGATAGCGAAAATTATCGTTGGTTTAGCACCTTTGACAAAAATGAAGCATTAACTAGGCTAAAGGAGTTAACGAAAAATTAA